From Juglans regia cultivar Chandler chromosome 8, Walnut 2.0, whole genome shotgun sequence, the proteins below share one genomic window:
- the LOC109021411 gene encoding uncharacterized protein LOC109021411, whose amino-acid sequence MNELEKRWESMKLMEEESKCIDLDDEIPEELKNKEDCSLVGKVWVERSISRMVIENTMAKVWRISRKAQFQEVGTNMFVMTFANQADKLRILQGRPWLFDNQMFVIMQLNGSIPPQKMDFSRERMWIQLHNLPLACMNKDRGVVMGETIGRVLEVETLVDGSGWGSFLRILTELDLKKPLARGRTITIKGQVLWIPVKYEKLPHFCFRCGCIIHDEVGCRGKDGEEIQFGAWMRAGVRAKFQKQGESRWSPTRNGVSIERGESAAIMKVKEVPQEQTVDKGGVETDSGFEQGREIGQETKGSEREESNLGSSPTFKGVKDITIESQETLSEEGREEKSSLREEVENSIREMRGRGKTIGAWKRRAREQGDKTISHSVSSLSKRLFSPTVVGKEEVRGRKRQKSTSCEVLEESQLLVEAGGQPHQSL is encoded by the coding sequence ATGAATGAACTGGAGAAGAGGTGGGAAAGTATGAAACTAATGGAGGAGGAATCCAAATGCATCGATCTAGACGATGAGATACCAGAGGAATTGAAAAACAAGGAAGACTGTAGTCTGGTAGGGAAAGTGTGGGTGGAGAGAAGCATTAGTAGGATGGTGATAGAAAACACAATGGCAAAAGTATGGAGAATTAGTAGAAAAGCTCAGTTCCAGGAGGTTGGAACAAATATGTTTGTTATGACTTTTGCCAACCAAGCTGACAAACTACGTATTCTTCAAGGAAGGCCATGGTTATTTGATAACCAGATGTTTGTGATAATGCAGCTGAATGGATCTATCCCTCCACAGAAGATGGATTTTAGTAGAGAAAGGATGTGGATTCAGTTACACAACTTACCTTTAGCATGTATGAATAAGGATAGAGGAGTGGTGATGGGTGAGACTATTGGTAGAGTGCTGGAAGTGGAGACTCTGGTTGATGGAAGCGGATGGGGGTCGTTTCTTAGAATCCTAACAGagttagatttaaaaaaaccaTTAGCTAGGGGAAGAACTATTACTATAAAAGGGCAGGTTCTCTGGATACCTGTTAAATACGAGAAACTTCCTCATTTCTGCTTCAGATGTGGGTGCATTATCCACGATGAGGTAGGTTGCAGGGGAAAGGATGGGGAGGAAATACAGTTTGGTGCTTGGATGAGGGCTGGAGTGAGAGCTAAGTTCCAAAAACAAGGAGAGAGTAGATGGAGTCCAACTAGAAATGGAGTCAGCATAGAGAGAGGGGAATCAGCTGCTATAATGAAGGTGAAGGAGGTTCCACAAGAGCAGACTGTTGATAAGGGAGGGGTAGAGACTGACTCAGGGTTTGAACAAGGGAGAGAGATAGGTCAAGAGACTAAGGGAAGTGAAAGGGAAGAGAGTAATTTGGGTAGTTCACCAACATTTAAGGGCGTGAAGGATATTACTATAGAGAGTCAGGAAACATTAAGTGAGGAAGGGAGGGAAGAAAAGAGTTCTCTGAGAGAGGAAGTTGAAAATAGCATAAGGGAGATGAGGGGGAGAGGAAAAACTATAGGAGCCTGGAAGAGAAGAGCAAGAGAACAAGGTGACAAAACAATTTCTCATAGTGTCTCCAGCCTTTCAAAGAGATTATTTAGTCCAACTGTTGTAGGGAAGGAGGAGGTAAGGGGGAGGAAGAGGCAAAAAAGTACCAGTTGTGAGGTGCTTGAAGAGTCACAACTTTTGGTGGAGGCTGGTGGACAGCCCCACCAATCACTATGA